Proteins from a genomic interval of Acetobacterium woodii DSM 1030:
- the xdhB gene encoding xanthine dehydrogenase molybdopterin binding subunit: protein MKHEETSPSQWGQVGTSPWHLSGRGHVTGRSQFIDDLPKPRHLLYVKILPSPLAKAKIVAINSEKAKTMPGVVAVLTAADIPGENQIGGIIQDEVCLAPGHVQFVGEPIALVVAESNEQAAAALRQIELQLEEESPVLTIADALERNQFVGPVRKIERGDVENVFADCPHYLTGVVRNEGQEHFYLETQCVLAIPEDNGAITINCSSQNPNEIQRMVANVLGVAQHQITVDIKRLGGGFGGKESQATVWACIAALAAFHTGRPTELCLTRDEDMLCTGKRHAFESDYQVAFDDSGKILAYAVELNSNCGAVADVSTSVLERAMLHAENCYDIENIRIIGRPCQTNLHPATAFRGFGGPQGILVIESVIQRIADTLGLDPYDIKMKNRYRKGAIAPYGEAILAAEQVEKVLVKLRKDSHWDERKKQIAVFNDTNHYYKKGLGMTPVKFGISFTAAHLNQGSALVHVYLDGSVSITHGAVEMGQEVNTKIAQIAATNFGVSLANIRIESNNTKRVANTSPTAASSGCDLNGQAVENASLAIMKRLRALVLKLYQKADVSFENGVIYPVNAGKTDYEKPLTTFKDLVRMAYFERVDLSAHGFYASPGIYFDRDTGQGNPFLYYAFGAAVCEVTVDLLTGQTTLERAHIIHDCGSSINPMVDVGQIEGAFAQGIGWATTEELVYSESGKLLSSSPATYKIPTIGDIPEELNIELLAGSFNTVGIKRSKAIGEPPFVYGEAMFLAIIDALCSLGRYPEELSIPATPEKVWRAIVQSKKSGDSKA, encoded by the coding sequence ATGAAGCATGAAGAAACAAGCCCTTCGCAGTGGGGTCAGGTGGGGACGTCGCCTTGGCATTTAAGTGGACGGGGCCATGTGACCGGACGATCGCAATTTATTGACGATCTCCCTAAGCCGCGGCACCTTTTATATGTAAAAATCTTGCCAAGTCCTCTGGCGAAAGCAAAAATTGTTGCGATTAACAGCGAAAAAGCCAAAACGATGCCCGGCGTTGTGGCCGTTTTAACAGCCGCGGATATTCCCGGCGAAAACCAGATTGGCGGAATTATTCAGGATGAAGTTTGTCTGGCCCCAGGCCATGTTCAGTTTGTTGGCGAACCGATAGCGTTGGTGGTAGCCGAAAGTAATGAGCAAGCCGCGGCAGCACTGCGTCAAATCGAATTGCAACTGGAAGAAGAATCCCCGGTATTAACAATCGCAGACGCTTTGGAAAGAAATCAGTTTGTTGGACCGGTTCGAAAAATTGAGCGGGGCGATGTGGAAAATGTTTTTGCCGATTGTCCCCATTATCTGACCGGGGTCGTCCGAAATGAGGGACAAGAACATTTTTATCTGGAGACTCAATGTGTCTTGGCAATCCCCGAAGATAACGGCGCGATCACGATCAATTGCTCCTCGCAGAATCCCAATGAAATTCAACGGATGGTCGCCAATGTGCTGGGCGTTGCGCAACATCAGATTACGGTTGATATTAAACGGCTGGGCGGCGGGTTTGGCGGCAAGGAATCCCAGGCGACGGTTTGGGCTTGTATAGCAGCATTGGCAGCTTTTCATACCGGGCGGCCAACCGAGCTTTGTTTGACCAGAGATGAGGATATGTTATGTACCGGTAAACGACATGCTTTTGAAAGTGATTATCAGGTGGCGTTTGACGATAGCGGTAAGATTCTCGCTTATGCGGTGGAACTTAATTCTAACTGCGGAGCGGTTGCCGATGTTAGTACCTCGGTATTGGAACGGGCGATGCTTCATGCCGAAAACTGTTATGATATTGAAAACATCCGCATTATTGGCAGACCCTGCCAAACCAATTTGCATCCCGCCACAGCCTTCAGGGGGTTTGGCGGTCCGCAGGGAATTTTGGTGATTGAGAGTGTGATTCAGAGAATCGCAGATACATTAGGTCTGGACCCCTATGATATCAAAATGAAAAACAGGTATCGAAAAGGCGCGATCGCACCTTATGGAGAAGCCATATTGGCGGCGGAGCAGGTGGAAAAGGTTTTGGTTAAATTAAGAAAAGACAGCCACTGGGATGAACGTAAAAAGCAGATTGCCGTTTTTAACGACACCAATCACTATTATAAAAAAGGGTTGGGGATGACGCCGGTTAAATTTGGGATTTCCTTTACCGCCGCGCATTTGAATCAGGGGAGTGCGCTGGTCCACGTTTATCTGGATGGTTCTGTTTCGATCACCCATGGAGCGGTCGAGATGGGGCAGGAGGTTAACACCAAGATTGCTCAGATTGCCGCCACCAACTTTGGCGTATCGTTAGCAAACATTCGCATTGAAAGTAATAATACCAAACGCGTTGCCAATACCTCGCCGACCGCAGCATCGTCAGGTTGCGATCTAAATGGCCAGGCGGTTGAGAACGCCTCGTTAGCGATTATGAAACGGCTAAGAGCGTTAGTGTTGAAATTATATCAAAAAGCCGATGTAAGTTTTGAAAACGGTGTGATCTATCCGGTAAATGCGGGTAAAACCGATTATGAAAAGCCCCTGACCACCTTTAAAGATTTGGTAAGAATGGCTTATTTTGAACGAGTTGATTTATCGGCGCATGGCTTTTATGCCTCGCCGGGAATTTATTTCGACCGCGATACAGGGCAAGGAAACCCGTTTTTGTATTACGCATTCGGGGCGGCAGTCTGTGAGGTAACGGTGGATTTATTAACGGGACAGACGACGTTAGAGCGGGCGCATATTATTCATGACTGTGGCAGCAGCATTAACCCAATGGTTGATGTCGGTCAGATTGAAGGTGCTTTTGCTCAGGGAATCGGTTGGGCTACCACCGAAGAACTGGTCTATAGTGAGAGTGGAAAACTGCTCAGCAGTTCCCCGGCGACCTATAAGATCCCCACCATTGGTGATATCCCCGAGGAACTGAACATCGAATTGCTGGCAGGCAGTTTTAATACAGTGGGAATTAAACGCTCAAAAGCAATTGGGGAGCCACCCTTTGTTTATGGCGAAGCGATGTTTTTAGCAATCATTGATGCGTTGTGTTCGCTGGGGCGGTATCCTGAGGAATTAAGTATTCCGGCAACTCCGGAAAAAGTTTGGCGTGCCATTGTGCAAAGCAAAAAATCAGGGGATAGCAAGGCGTAA
- a CDS encoding xanthine dehydrogenase small subunit, with protein sequence MKEIIHFFLNGKRKEIEVKAETTVLELLRNNFELNGIKEGCGEGDCGACTVVIGAIRAGQVHYKAVAGCLYLAAKLEGKHLITIEGMAEKDKLHPIQEAILNAHATQCGFCTPGVSLAILALYLGKSHPTKAEFNRYLEGNLCRCTGYASIRKVPDYLAELSSAAKEIRPSYLAATEVKQLSLVPEDIFIDDGSNAYYAPVSEQQLKAFLDSHQELINQNDFCYLNGGSDVVVGIKKRHQHYRLLLDLSRITTLQTIGYNYDKETKTLIIGGGVSLSRIIDETTEVFPELAAVVKKMCSEQVRSTATMAGNIVNASPVADTVPLLMVMDARVTLKGLEGERNIAIRDFFHGYKKTENKQTEWVADIAVSLGDCNFINFEKASKRKAVDISAVNSAIALKVEKGMIIKAHIACGGVGETTLYLPKTSHYLVGKEMNEATFLGAFAVISTEATPIGDVRSSAEYRQAMMQNLLMKHYLAYQKSQEVRGYEA encoded by the coding sequence ATGAAGGAGATAATTCACTTCTTTCTAAATGGAAAGCGAAAAGAAATCGAGGTAAAAGCTGAAACGACGGTACTGGAATTACTGCGTAATAATTTTGAACTAAACGGCATCAAAGAAGGTTGTGGGGAAGGCGACTGCGGAGCTTGTACAGTGGTAATCGGCGCGATTAGAGCCGGACAGGTTCATTATAAAGCGGTTGCGGGATGTTTATATCTGGCGGCTAAACTGGAAGGAAAACACCTGATCACAATTGAGGGGATGGCCGAAAAAGATAAACTGCATCCCATTCAGGAGGCGATCCTCAATGCCCACGCCACCCAATGCGGATTTTGTACCCCGGGAGTCAGTCTCGCCATTCTGGCCCTTTATCTGGGAAAAAGCCATCCGACCAAGGCCGAATTTAATCGTTATTTAGAAGGTAATCTTTGTCGCTGCACCGGTTATGCTTCGATTCGCAAAGTGCCGGATTATCTGGCCGAGCTGTCAAGCGCGGCGAAAGAAATCAGACCCAGCTATTTAGCGGCAACGGAAGTTAAGCAGCTTTCTTTGGTTCCTGAGGATATCTTTATTGATGACGGCAGTAATGCCTATTATGCGCCCGTTTCGGAGCAACAGCTGAAAGCGTTTTTAGACAGCCATCAAGAATTAATCAATCAAAATGATTTTTGTTATCTTAACGGCGGTAGTGATGTGGTGGTGGGGATTAAAAAAAGGCATCAGCACTATCGGTTATTACTGGATTTAAGCAGAATCACTACCTTGCAAACGATTGGTTATAATTATGATAAAGAAACAAAAACTCTCATCATTGGCGGTGGGGTGTCGCTTTCGCGGATTATCGATGAGACGACAGAGGTATTTCCGGAATTGGCGGCGGTGGTAAAAAAGATGTGTTCGGAGCAAGTGCGTTCGACAGCGACAATGGCCGGAAATATCGTAAATGCGTCGCCGGTTGCCGATACCGTACCGTTATTGATGGTTATGGATGCCCGAGTTACCTTAAAAGGGCTCGAGGGTGAGCGAAACATTGCGATTAGAGATTTTTTCCATGGGTATAAAAAAACTGAAAATAAACAGACGGAGTGGGTCGCTGATATCGCTGTTTCGTTAGGCGATTGTAATTTTATCAATTTTGAAAAAGCCAGCAAAAGAAAAGCAGTGGATATTTCGGCCGTTAATTCGGCAATTGCCCTAAAAGTAGAAAAGGGAATGATTATAAAAGCCCATATTGCTTGCGGCGGGGTTGGAGAAACGACGCTTTATTTGCCGAAAACTTCCCATTATCTGGTTGGCAAGGAAATGAATGAAGCAACTTTTTTAGGGGCGTTTGCAGTAATCAGTACCGAGGCAACCCCGATTGGAGATGTCAGAAGTAGTGCTGAATATCGTCAGGCAATGATGCAGAATCTGTTAATGAAACATTATCTGGCCTATCAAAAAAGTCAGGAGGTGAGGGGTTATGAAGCATGA
- the amt gene encoding ammonium transporter, producing MKNISDYLWVVISAMIVFLMQPGFMALETGLTRAKNSINVAIKNMSDFILSVAVFWFIGFGLMFGTSFHGIVGSSDFFVNFEQNDWMAAFFLFQAVFAGTAATIDSGAIAERAKFSTYLLMSFITSAFIYPIFGHWAWGGYFYANNAGWLQQLGFLDFAGSTVVHSIGAWVGLSGIIIIGPRLGRFSKDGKANKIRGHNLVFAYFGVFILFFAWFGFNAGSTLTATTKIADIIANTMISAAFGGITGLFISWKFSKNQLPEPESIINGILGGLVGITAGCYYVSAVGAMIIGVVSGLIVYFGALFLEKLKLDDVVGAIPVHGFAGVWGTIATGIFIKENFLLEFGITRSHQIMVQLLGATTAFVWAFGVSFVLMKVINKFVPMRVSSSHEEIGLNIAEHGASTSIFELSNSVRNIIEDRNFKNAEKIEVEFGTEIGELTNYFNSMVNDLKEKEAEVEEALESLHHMAVTDGLTQILNRKKITEILGNEINIAIDYEKKLSILLFDIDFFKKVNDQFGHLAGDRVLVDLSKNVSSTLRKTDYFGRYGGEEFLVIMPKTDLEMAYFFANRIRAKIETMRWAFSDDLTVTVSGGVVENSGEDINKMIHRADELLYYAKENGRNQIAK from the coding sequence ATGAAGAATATTTCAGATTATTTATGGGTTGTTATATCGGCGATGATTGTTTTTCTCATGCAGCCAGGCTTTATGGCATTGGAAACAGGACTGACACGGGCAAAAAATTCAATCAATGTTGCGATTAAGAATATGTCGGATTTTATTTTATCCGTTGCGGTTTTTTGGTTTATTGGTTTTGGACTGATGTTTGGCACGTCATTTCACGGAATCGTTGGCAGCAGCGATTTTTTTGTAAATTTCGAACAAAACGATTGGATGGCAGCTTTTTTTCTTTTTCAGGCAGTATTTGCCGGAACGGCAGCAACGATTGATTCGGGAGCCATTGCGGAAAGAGCAAAATTCAGCACCTATTTATTGATGTCGTTTATCACGTCGGCGTTTATTTATCCGATTTTTGGTCATTGGGCCTGGGGTGGTTATTTTTATGCCAATAATGCCGGTTGGCTTCAGCAACTGGGATTTCTTGATTTTGCCGGCTCGACGGTGGTTCATTCAATTGGCGCCTGGGTTGGCCTTTCGGGAATTATCATCATCGGGCCAAGATTGGGAAGATTTTCAAAAGATGGTAAAGCAAATAAAATAAGAGGCCACAATCTGGTTTTTGCATACTTTGGGGTTTTTATTTTATTTTTTGCCTGGTTTGGGTTTAATGCCGGAAGCACCTTAACAGCCACTACAAAAATTGCCGATATCATTGCCAATACCATGATATCGGCGGCTTTTGGGGGGATTACGGGTTTATTTATTAGTTGGAAATTTAGTAAAAACCAATTGCCGGAACCGGAAAGTATCATTAACGGTATTCTGGGGGGCTTGGTGGGAATCACAGCCGGCTGTTATTATGTGAGTGCCGTGGGGGCGATGATTATTGGGGTAGTTTCCGGTTTGATTGTTTATTTTGGGGCATTGTTTTTAGAAAAACTCAAGCTGGATGATGTCGTTGGGGCGATACCAGTACACGGATTTGCCGGAGTATGGGGAACAATTGCGACCGGGATTTTTATTAAAGAAAATTTTTTGCTTGAATTTGGCATCACCCGTTCCCATCAGATCATGGTTCAGCTATTAGGTGCGACGACGGCGTTTGTCTGGGCCTTTGGCGTATCCTTTGTTTTAATGAAGGTTATTAATAAATTTGTGCCAATGCGCGTATCGTCCAGTCATGAAGAAATTGGCTTAAATATTGCCGAACATGGGGCCAGTACCAGTATTTTTGAACTTTCGAACTCTGTCCGAAATATCATAGAAGATCGCAATTTTAAAAATGCCGAAAAAATCGAAGTTGAGTTCGGCACCGAAATTGGAGAACTGACCAATTATTTTAATAGCATGGTTAATGATTTAAAAGAAAAAGAAGCAGAGGTAGAGGAAGCGTTGGAATCATTGCATCATATGGCGGTGACGGATGGTTTGACGCAAATTTTAAATCGAAAAAAGATCACCGAAATACTGGGAAATGAAATTAACATCGCGATTGATTATGAGAAGAAATTATCAATATTGTTGTTTGATATTGATTTTTTCAAAAAAGTTAATGACCAGTTCGGACATTTGGCTGGCGACCGGGTATTGGTTGATCTCTCTAAAAATGTTAGCAGCACCTTAAGAAAAACAGATTATTTTGGTCGTTATGGGGGCGAAGAATTTCTTGTCATTATGCCCAAAACAGATTTGGAGATGGCCTATTTTTTTGCCAATAGAATAAGAGCAAAGATTGAAACGATGCGGTGGGCTTTTAGTGACGATCTTACGGTGACAGTCAGTGGCGGCGTTGTCGAAAACAGCGGCGAAGATATCAATAAAATGATTCATCGGGCGGATGAACTGCTTTATTATGCAAAAGAAAACGGAAGAAACCAAATTGCGAAGTAA
- a CDS encoding glycerophosphodiester phosphodiesterase family protein — protein MKKLKKRWIVLGIMGTFILLLWVNNTNLFTEKTGTYKLLAHRGLAQTFDISKVEADTNTAEIIYEPEHEYLENTIASMKMAFEYGADVIEFDVVRTKDSQLAVFHDIELSMITDGEGAITNYTMDELKKLDVGYGYTADGGKTFPFRGKGVGLMPELTEVLATFPDKDLLIHLQNGDLETAKILWTYLDNMSADRLAQITIYGDDDGLTYLREQNSSIRVLSRKRLESALLQYELLGWTGYIPKELNNMEIHIPLNYAKYLWGWPNKFVERMKSVNTRVVIVEGNGKWSEGFDTLESLDKIPQGFSGYVWTNRIDVISGN, from the coding sequence ATGAAAAAACTTAAAAAAAGATGGATCGTGTTAGGCATAATGGGAACTTTTATTTTGTTATTGTGGGTAAATAATACCAATCTTTTTACCGAAAAAACAGGAACTTACAAATTGCTGGCGCATAGAGGATTAGCCCAGACCTTTGACATATCCAAAGTAGAAGCAGATACAAACACCGCCGAAATTATTTATGAGCCGGAACATGAATATCTGGAAAATACAATTGCATCAATGAAAATGGCTTTTGAGTATGGGGCTGATGTTATTGAATTTGATGTTGTTAGGACAAAAGATAGTCAGTTGGCAGTTTTTCATGATATCGAATTATCAATGATAACCGATGGTGAGGGAGCGATTACTAATTATACGATGGATGAACTAAAGAAGTTGGATGTCGGATATGGATATACTGCGGACGGTGGAAAGACATTTCCGTTTCGCGGAAAAGGCGTAGGGCTGATGCCGGAATTAACTGAGGTGTTAGCTACTTTTCCGGATAAGGACTTGTTAATTCATTTGCAAAACGGAGATTTGGAAACGGCAAAAATATTATGGACTTATTTGGATAATATGTCAGCGGACCGACTGGCTCAGATAACAATTTATGGTGATGACGATGGATTAACGTATTTAAGGGAACAAAACAGTAGCATAAGGGTTCTTTCCCGGAAGCGTTTAGAATCGGCACTACTTCAGTATGAGCTGCTAGGATGGACGGGATATATTCCAAAGGAATTGAATAATATGGAAATCCACATACCTTTGAATTACGCAAAGTATTTATGGGGATGGCCAAATAAATTTGTGGAAAGAATGAAATCAGTCAATACCAGGGTAGTTATTGTGGAAGGAAACGGAAAATGGTCTGAAGGGTTTGATACGTTGGAATCACTGGATAAAATACCGCAGGGATTTAGTGGTTATGTATGGACAAACCGCATCGATGTTATTTCGGGTAATTAG
- a CDS encoding transglycosylase domain-containing protein, translating to MTALFNIIIYMSFISVFVFAVIILVRGTIGKKLPAVVRYFLWAILIFRLIVPISFSSEASLLNFYPVTIQSQVSNSEEKESLNEHTNVSNLKEEQSTGNEIINIESNYIPVIWFMITGMLMGFFVVTYIFTMNRFQVAIICQKQELGEMLFHLANQKKIKIYKMDGLKTPVVCGIIRPKIIIPAYLIAKENETILKNAIQHELVHIQRKDYLIKLVALFVACIHWFNPIVWIALILGNRDMEIACDEKVIRHEPAEKRIEYAQALLSFTLKPEERENATLIAFGESNTKTRLRAVLSYKKPKLKVKLLSGFIVVAIVLLVATDASSKIELVNLDLLKQQNMDEWVELDDVSPYIVQAAILSQDNNFKSHNGIDIMAILRAGFNDLKGNKPTQGGTTITQQFVNTVCKFDGAQGIGKKRSEMYTAIKLEKNYSKDEIIEAYLNCIYFGNDIIGIKNAAGYYFNKQPSELTKEEAAKLLAIIDDPSMYDPMKQPGNNEIRAQTILDKMDEINGG from the coding sequence ATGACGGCACTTTTTAATATCATAATCTATATGAGTTTTATATCCGTTTTTGTTTTTGCGGTAATTATTTTGGTACGTGGAACAATAGGAAAAAAGCTTCCGGCGGTAGTGCGTTATTTTTTATGGGCAATATTGATATTTAGATTAATCGTACCGATTTCATTCTCGAGTGAAGCTAGCTTATTAAATTTTTATCCAGTAACAATACAATCGCAGGTATCGAATTCTGAAGAAAAGGAATCTTTAAATGAGCATACGAACGTAAGTAACCTTAAAGAAGAACAATCAACTGGAAATGAAATAATTAATATTGAAAGTAATTATATTCCGGTAATCTGGTTTATGATTACAGGGATGTTAATGGGATTCTTTGTTGTTACTTATATTTTTACGATGAATAGATTTCAGGTTGCGATCATTTGCCAAAAACAGGAATTGGGGGAGATGCTGTTTCATCTTGCGAATCAAAAGAAAATAAAAATATATAAAATGGATGGGCTAAAAACGCCCGTTGTATGCGGAATTATTAGACCGAAAATTATTATACCGGCTTATTTAATTGCAAAAGAGAATGAAACGATTCTTAAAAATGCAATACAGCATGAATTAGTTCATATTCAAAGAAAAGATTACTTAATTAAGTTGGTTGCATTATTTGTTGCTTGTATTCATTGGTTTAATCCAATTGTATGGATCGCGCTTATCTTGGGAAATCGCGATATGGAAATAGCTTGTGACGAAAAAGTAATTAGACATGAACCAGCGGAAAAAAGGATAGAATATGCACAAGCATTATTAAGTTTTACCCTCAAACCGGAAGAACGAGAAAATGCAACATTAATTGCCTTTGGAGAAAGCAACACTAAAACGAGATTAAGAGCTGTTTTATCATATAAAAAGCCAAAACTAAAAGTAAAATTGCTTTCTGGATTTATAGTTGTGGCGATTGTTTTACTCGTTGCAACAGATGCAAGTAGTAAGATAGAACTGGTGAACTTGGATTTGTTGAAACAGCAAAACATGGATGAATGGGTAGAGTTGGATGATGTTTCTCCATATATTGTACAAGCAGCAATTCTAAGTCAGGATAACAATTTTAAAAGTCACAATGGAATTGACATAATGGCGATTTTAAGAGCTGGTTTTAATGATCTGAAGGGGAATAAGCCAACACAGGGAGGTACGACAATAACACAACAATTCGTTAATACAGTTTGTAAATTTGATGGAGCGCAAGGAATTGGAAAAAAACGTAGTGAGATGTATACCGCTATTAAATTGGAGAAGAATTATAGTAAAGATGAAATTATAGAAGCATATCTGAATTGTATCTACTTTGGCAATGATATCATAGGGATAAAAAATGCCGCTGGATATTATTTTAATAAGCAACCTTCTGAATTGACAAAGGAAGAGGCGGCAAAATTACTTGCAATAATTGATGATCCCTCGATGTATGATCCAATGAAGCAACCTGGAAATAATGAAATAAGAGCGCAAACGATTCTGGATAAAATGGATGAAATAAACGGAGGATAA
- a CDS encoding BlaI/MecI/CopY family transcriptional regulator, translating to MKPIKMSDSEMKFMNLVWERAPINSMELVKLSADLLGWKKSTTYTVIRRLVQKEILKNENAIVSYIVKKEDVQEIEGKELISKVYEGSIKIFLTAFLSKEKISKKEAEELKKMIDAHTNSED from the coding sequence ATGAAACCAATAAAAATGTCAGACTCTGAAATGAAATTTATGAATTTAGTGTGGGAAAGAGCACCCATTAATTCCATGGAATTGGTAAAATTATCAGCTGATTTACTAGGCTGGAAAAAATCGACAACATATACTGTGATAAGAAGACTTGTACAGAAAGAAATATTAAAAAATGAAAACGCCATTGTTTCCTATATTGTAAAAAAGGAAGATGTTCAGGAGATCGAAGGAAAAGAATTAATTAGTAAAGTATATGAAGGTTCCATTAAGATATTTTTAACGGCATTTTTGAGTAAGGAAAAAATATCAAAAAAGGAAGCAGAAGAACTTAAAAAAATGATTGATGCCCATACGAATAGTGAGGATTAG
- a CDS encoding AlbA family DNA-binding domain-containing protein: MTDEIAKLIQQGDNDQLEFRRHSGGPNLLSKIISSFANASGGKLIIGVDEKGKISGCKKESIMDTFNKAKEKLIPCPDISIEFIELEKKEIAIISIEKNENIVASSLGVFKRTDNSDEIMVPAEITTKKLATATNNDFKNTIEEMAQQITQLTISLDDTVKRYQDKNKLSRKILEWIACGIIGIILSMLIHF, encoded by the coding sequence ATGACTGATGAAATCGCAAAGCTTATTCAGCAGGGTGATAATGACCAATTGGAATTCAGGCGCCATAGTGGTGGGCCAAACCTATTAAGTAAGATTATTTCTTCTTTCGCAAATGCTTCGGGTGGTAAATTGATTATCGGAGTCGATGAAAAAGGTAAAATTTCCGGCTGCAAAAAAGAGTCGATTATGGATACTTTTAATAAAGCTAAAGAAAAGTTAATCCCTTGTCCTGATATTTCCATTGAATTTATAGAGTTGGAAAAAAAAGAGATCGCTATCATTTCAATTGAAAAAAACGAGAACATCGTGGCATCAAGCCTAGGTGTATTTAAGCGAACCGACAATTCTGATGAAATAATGGTGCCAGCAGAAATTACGACTAAAAAATTAGCGACGGCGACCAATAATGATTTTAAAAATACCATTGAAGAAATGGCTCAACAAATTACTCAATTAACCATTTCTTTAGATGACACGGTCAAACGATATCAGGACAAAAACAAACTAAGCAGAAAAATTCTTGAATGGATCGCCTGTGGAATAATCGGGATTATTTTATCAATGCTTATTCATTTTTAG
- a CDS encoding DUF3592 domain-containing protein: MMIAVFRDGGIILIIVAIILMIRLKRAESNGVEVEAVVVNVKENKVRTGRQVYDEFTPILEYTIADTVYQSEALASQGDQRYEIGQVVRIRYQPDNPEDVMVVGDRRYFFNAAIIGTIGVLIEILTFLIH, encoded by the coding sequence ATGATGATAGCTGTTTTTAGGGATGGTGGAATTATTCTGATTATTGTCGCAATTATTTTAATGATTCGACTGAAAAGAGCAGAAAGTAATGGAGTCGAAGTTGAGGCGGTGGTGGTGAACGTCAAAGAAAATAAAGTGCGAACGGGACGGCAGGTTTATGATGAGTTCACACCGATACTGGAATATACAATTGCCGATACGGTTTATCAGTCAGAGGCATTGGCCTCCCAAGGTGATCAGCGTTACGAAATCGGTCAAGTTGTCCGAATTCGCTACCAACCGGACAATCCCGAAGACGTGATGGTGGTAGGTGATCGACGGTATTTTTTTAATGCGGCGATCATTGGAACAATTGGCGTACTAATTGAAATTCTGACTTTTCTTATTCATTAG
- a CDS encoding L-threonylcarbamoyladenylate synthase, producing the protein MDKKNTVCETTPQKPTYQILTAGQDAYEKAAQAIRDGKIVVMPTLTIYVLVCDAFNAAALKRLREIRHSPADKPITIVMDKSKIPEYAVLNERQTKIIDIFSPSPVSLYVQKKDKTPLDAATAASDAIVVYFQDSPIRDLYECFGSILAISSSNTKALLAAKTIEESIAYFGETVDLYIDGGPAQGDNASPHIDIRTNPVESRRAANHFPFEKIKAILAENGLA; encoded by the coding sequence ATGGATAAAAAGAATACAGTTTGCGAAACCACCCCTCAAAAACCGACCTATCAAATCTTGACAGCCGGTCAGGACGCCTATGAAAAAGCCGCCCAGGCCATCCGTGATGGTAAGATTGTGGTCATGCCTACCCTGACCATCTATGTGCTGGTATGCGATGCCTTTAATGCGGCTGCGCTGAAACGATTAAGAGAAATCCGTCATAGTCCCGCCGATAAACCCATTACCATTGTGATGGATAAATCTAAAATCCCCGAATATGCGGTACTTAATGAGCGTCAAACGAAAATCATCGATATTTTTTCACCTTCACCGGTTAGTCTGTATGTTCAAAAAAAAGATAAGACCCCGCTTGACGCCGCAACCGCTGCTTCCGATGCCATTGTGGTTTATTTTCAGGATAGCCCGATCCGCGATCTTTATGAATGTTTCGGAAGCATCCTCGCGATCAGCTCTTCCAACACGAAAGCGCTCCTGGCCGCCAAAACTATCGAAGAATCGATTGCTTATTTTGGTGAAACTGTTGATCTGTACATTGACGGTGGCCCGGCCCAGGGCGATAATGCCAGCCCGCACATTGATATCCGAACAAACCCGGTTGAATCCAGACGCGCCGCTAACCATTTTCCATTTGAAAAAATCAAAGCTATTCTGGCCGAAAATGGTTTAGCATAA